A DNA window from Salvelinus sp. IW2-2015 linkage group LG4q.1:29, ASM291031v2, whole genome shotgun sequence contains the following coding sequences:
- the LOC111961439 gene encoding pikachurin: MDVLSQKIRMCFIVLVLLNAVGISFAVKRTYVRGSERLHPPLDIELETINCTAVRVKWWIPWRHISTVTGYKVFYTEMRNGRPASSAVAVNVRLSLDMLATVKFNGHTIFDVEIGSLKMAAQYVFSVGAYGWAGEGRPSVPRRVSTFQPEMCMPPSAPSQPAVGAVSDTETELSWKQSERKGSSPVLHFIVFYIRPELDSEWTSLKDPVNSSSVVVRGLDPDTQYHFAVQAVNVYGASPHSAITDPIWTFSVQEGGSGSLGQGSPGNGNINQEXLTDVKNSDYGALIQEPLFSPEEDRRSLPRSRTWSPISHTGGGGMSPRENTADSGTIITANKAATIISTSTTPIPANHTLTTNPVALTSSPGLDSILPTPSSAPIPAHSTLAGPLSPTPPSPRSQWNGQVRELYDLACEDAVCSLNSVCIDDYQSGGSRCYCALGRGGDACSQVVVVKYPQFYGFSHVAFEPLKNSYQSFQIMLEFKTDSENGLLLFCGENEHGSGDFTSLALIHGKLHFRFNCGTGTAQIVSGSRVALDQWHSVVVGREGAIGWLRLDNDTPVTGHAQGDYNKITFRTPLYVGGSPNAYWLARTAGTNRGFQGCIQTLSINSRVTDMRPWPMGWALSGADVGECSASVCEGVTCANEGTCFASHADGYICLCALGYRGPLCQESFQLVVPYFNASVLSYASALWPRSSRHYLSWMEFEVTFRPTAPXGILLYSQDSASRDFLSISLLGGYLEFSFDCGSGTATIRSEETVTMNEWHELRVSRTGREGILQVDNQMPTHSLGEGAFTQIRCSGPLYIGGVPEHTNPRTKINAGAALLHHFTGSIQKITLNERSIRLPQDFSEGVNIENSLHPCVDSPCANRGTCRPKQALYECDCPLGYTGKHCLQECGTYCMNLTEATETPQFIGRSYLVYNNKDILKRVSGCRTHVLLRFRSSAQDGLLLWRGHTPVRANSDFVSLGLEDGALIFSYNLGSGVAIVMINGTFSDGQWHRVKAIRDGQYGSLTVDHYETSTGRSPGNMRQLNTNSMVYLGGMKEVGLYNHGQYLWGLVGCISQLTLSTDYHLSLVEDAAAGKNINTCRP; encoded by the exons GTGTTTTACACTGAGATGAGGAATGGCCGTCCAGCAAGTTCAGCTGTAGCAGTGAATGTTCGTCTCAGTCTGGACATGTTGGCTACA GTAAAGTTCAATGGGCACACAATTTTT GATGTAGAAATTGGCAGTTTGAAGATGGCAGCTCAGTATGTGTTTAGTGTCGGTGCGTATGGATGGGCAGGAGAGGGACGACCCAGCGTGCCACGGAGAGTCAGCACCTTCCAACCAG AGATGTGCATGCCCCCCTCGGCCCCCTCGCAACCAGCCGTAGGGGCTGTTTCGGATACTGAAACCGAGTTGTCATGGAAACAGAGTGAAAGAAAGGGAAGCTCACCTGTCCTTCATTTCATTGTGTTTTATATCAG ACCAGAGCTGGACTCTGAGTGGACGTCCCTAAAGGATCCAGTGAACAGCAGCTCGGTGGTTGTGAGAGGACTGGATCCTGACACTCAGTACCATTTTGCTGTCCAGGCAGTCAATGTCTACGGAGCCAGCCCACACAGTGCCATCACTGACCCAATATGGACCTTCA GTGTGCAGGAGGGGGGCAGCGGGAGCTTGGGTCAGGGTTCTCCTGGCAACGGCAACATTAATCAGGAGGRTTTGACTGATGTTAAGAACTCTGATTATGGGGCCCTCATTCAGGAG CCACTTTTCTCTCCAGAAGAAGACAGAAGATCTCTGCCGAGGTCCCGAACATGGAGTCCCATCTCACACACAGGGGGAGGAGGAATGTCTCCTAGAGAGAACACTGCTGATTCTGGCACCATCATCACTGCTAACAAGGCAGCCACTATAATATCCACCTCTACCACACCCATTCCCGCCAACCACACCCTTACCACCAACCCAGTTGCCCTCACCTCGTCTCCAGGCCTGGATAGCATTCTTCCGACCCCTAGCTCAGCCCCAATCCCGGCCCACTCCACCYTGGCTGGCCCCCTCTCCCCTACCCCTCCCAGCCCTAGGTCCCAGTGGAATGGACAGGTGAGGGAGCTTTATGACCTGGCCTGTGAGGACGCTGTGTGTTCTCTCAACAGTGTGTGTATAGATGATTACCAAAGTGGGGGATCTCGCTGTTACTGTGCCCTGGGCCGAGGAGGGGACGCCTGCTCTCAGG TTGTAGTGGTGAAATATCCACAGTTTTACGGCTTCTCCCATGTTGCCTTTGAGCCTCTGAAGAATTCCTATCAATCCTTTCAGATCATGCTTGAGTTTAAG ACTGACTCCGAGAATGGCCTTCTGTTGTTCTGTGGGGAGAATGAACATGGCAGTGGAGACTTCACCTCACTGGCTCTCATACATGGGAAGCTCCACTTTAG GTTTAACTGTGGCACAGGCACTGCCCAGATAGTGAGTGGGAGTCGGGTGGCACTGGACCAGTGGCACAGTGTCGTTGTCGGCAGGGAGGGTGCGATTGGCTGGCTAAGACTGGACAATGACACACCTGTGACAGGACATGCACAG GGCGACTACAATAAGATCACATTCAGAACCCCTCTTTACGTGGGCGGCTCCCCTAATGCTTATTGGCTGGCCAGGACAGCAGGGACCAATCGGGGTTTCCAGGGGTGTATCCAGACGCTAAGTATCAACAGCAGGGTGACGGACATGAGGCCTTGGCCAATGGGATGGGCTCTTAGTGGGGCGGATGTGG GTGAATGCAGTGCCAGTGTCTGTGAAGGGGTCACCTGTGCCAATGAAGGAACTTGCTTTGCCAGCCATGCAGATGGGTACATATGTCTGTGTGCACTGGGTTATAGGGGTCCTCTATGCCAGGAGA GCTTCCAGCTGGTGGTGCCGTACTTTAATGCGTCTGTGCTGTCATACGCTAGCGCCCTCTGGCCTCGGTCCTCCAGACACTACCTGTCCTGGATGGAGTTTGAGGTGACCTTCAGGCCGACGGCTCCTKATGGCATTCTGCTCTACAGCCAGGACTCAGCCAGCAGAGACTTCCTGTCAATCAGTCTGCTGGGAGGATACTTGGAGTTCAGCTTCGACTGTGGCTCTGGGACAGCCACCATCAG GAGTGAAGAGACGGTCACAATGAACGAGTGGCATGAGCTGCGTGTCTCCAGGACGGGCAGAGAGGGCATCCTGCAGGTGGATAACCAGATGCCCACACACAGCCTGGGTGAG GGAGCATTCACTCAGATCAGGTGCAGCGGTCCTCTGTACATCGGGGGCGTTCCAGAACACACCAATCCCAGGACTAAGATCAACGCTGGTGCTGCTCTGCTCCATCACTTCACTGGCAGTATCCAAAAG ATCACTCTTAATGAGCGCAGCATCCGTCTGCCCCAGGACTTCTCTGAAGGGGTAAACATAGAGAACTCCCTGCACCCCTGTGTAGACTCACCCTGTGCCAACAGGGGCACGTGCCGCCCAAAACAGGCCTTGTATGAGTGTGACTGTCCCCTGGGATACACTGGAAAGCACTGCCTACAAG AATGTGGGACTTACTGCATGAACT TAACCGAGGCAACTGAGACTCCCCAGTTTATTGGACGAAGCTACCTCGTTTATAACAACAAGGACATTTTAAAGAG GGTGTCAGGCTGCAGGACTCATGTGTTGCTGCGCTTTAGGAGCTCYGCTCAGGATGGCTTGTTGCTATGGCGAGGCCACACTCCTGTGAGGGCCAACAGTGACTTTGTTTCTCTGGGCTTGGAGGACGGGGCTCTCATCTTCAG CTATAACCTTGGAAGTGGTGTTGCCATAGTAATGATCAATGGAACCTTTAGTGATGGACAATGGCATCGGGTCAAGGCAATCAG AGATGGCCAGTATGGGAGCCTGACAGTGGACCACTATGAGACCAGTACAGGGAGATCACCAGGCAACATGAGACAGCTCAATACCAACAGCATGGTGTACCTTG GTGGAATGAAAGAGGTTGGCTTGTATAACCATGGCCAGTACCTGTGGGGCCTGGTGGGCTGCATTTCTCAACTCACCCTCTCTACTGACTACCACCTGTCTCTGGTGGAGGATGCAGCCGCTGGCAAGAACATCAACACATGCAGGCCCTGA